One genomic window of Marinicella rhabdoformis includes the following:
- the tdh gene encoding L-threonine 3-dehydrogenase, whose amino-acid sequence MKALVKKYAKEGIWMDDVEMPAMGHNDVLIKVEKTAICGTDLHIYKWDEWAQKAITPGLTIGHEFVGHIIEMGSEVKGYEVGQRVSAEGHIVCGVCRNCRAGTQHLCPNTKGIGVNRNGAFAEYITMPVQNLWPVPDEIPSKLAAFFDPFGNAAHCALEFDMLGEDVLITGAGPIGIIAAGICKHVGARQVVVTDVNDYRLELAKNMGATRTVNVTKEKISDVMKEMNITGFDLGMEMSGNPMAFNDMLNNMYYGGKITLLGMLPDQTQINWDNIIFKGLSIKGVTGRKMYETWYKMTQMLRTGFPLEKALTHEIHIDDFQDGFDLMAAGQCGKVVCSWDK is encoded by the coding sequence ATGAAAGCATTGGTCAAAAAATATGCCAAAGAAGGCATATGGATGGACGATGTCGAAATGCCCGCCATGGGTCACAACGACGTCCTCATCAAAGTAGAAAAAACCGCCATCTGCGGTACCGATTTACATATCTATAAATGGGATGAATGGGCACAAAAGGCCATCACGCCCGGATTGACTATTGGTCATGAATTTGTCGGCCACATCATCGAGATGGGCAGTGAAGTCAAAGGCTACGAAGTCGGTCAACGCGTCAGTGCAGAAGGTCATATAGTCTGTGGCGTCTGTAGAAACTGTCGCGCAGGCACACAACATTTATGCCCCAATACAAAAGGCATAGGTGTGAATAGAAACGGCGCATTCGCTGAATACATCACCATGCCAGTACAAAACCTGTGGCCCGTACCTGATGAAATTCCTTCAAAATTGGCCGCATTCTTCGACCCATTCGGTAATGCCGCACATTGTGCTTTGGAATTTGACATGCTCGGTGAAGACGTATTGATCACCGGTGCAGGACCGATTGGCATCATTGCAGCCGGCATCTGTAAACACGTGGGCGCCAGGCAAGTTGTTGTCACTGACGTCAATGACTATCGATTGGAATTGGCCAAAAACATGGGCGCCACCCGCACTGTCAATGTCACCAAAGAAAAAATCAGTGATGTGATGAAAGAAATGAACATCACTGGTTTTGACTTGGGCATGGAAATGTCTGGTAACCCCATGGCATTCAACGACATGCTCAATAACATGTACTACGGCGGTAAGATCACCCTACTCGGCATGCTACCGGACCAAACACAAATCAATTGGGACAACATCATCTTCAAAGGTTTGTCCATCAAAGGGGTTACAGGCAGAAAAATGTATGAAACTTGGTACAAAATGACGCAAATGTTGCGCACCGGTTTCCCATTAGAAAAAGCCCTGACCCATGAAATTCACATCGATGACTTCCAAGACGGCTTTGACCTGATGGCCGCTGGCCAATGTGGTAAAGTGGTTTGTAGTTGGGACAAATAA
- a CDS encoding AMP-binding protein → MSQNKPWIDQYAAGVPAEVGTLKYNSVADMLLTACDKYKDQPSFENFGKSITYGELDQLSAQFAAFLQSKFKTGDSIALMMPNVLQYPIAVLGVLRAGMVVTNVNPLYTPRELKHQLNDSEAKAIVVIENTACTLAEVIEETGVETVITATIGEMIGGIKGGLMNFVIKHVKKMVPAFSIAGTITFKQALNQGKMLKHTDVERSLDDIAFLQYTGGTTGVSKGAMLTNRNLVANVAQVEHWIKSEINDAQEVVITALPLYHIFALTANCLTFSTYGAHNILITNPRDMKGFVKELSKHQFTVMTGVNTLFNGLLITEGFKDLDFSKFKFTLGGGMAVQKDTALRWKEVTGSTLAEAYGLTETSPAACINPIPLKEYNGTIGLPLPSTDCQIQDDDGNPLGVGEPGELCIKGPQVMLGYLKRPDETSKTIVDGWLKTGDVACMDEKGYFKIVDRKKDMILVSGFNVYPNEIEDAACLHPHIVECAAVGLKDEKSGEIVKLFVVKVTECDLDEAAVKAHCRDNLTGYKVPKIIEFRDDLPKSNVGKILRKDLRE, encoded by the coding sequence ATGTCACAAAATAAACCTTGGATTGATCAATACGCAGCAGGTGTACCAGCAGAAGTTGGCACCCTGAAATACAACTCTGTTGCGGACATGTTGCTCACCGCTTGTGATAAATACAAAGACCAACCTTCCTTTGAAAATTTTGGTAAATCGATTACCTATGGTGAATTAGATCAATTAAGCGCTCAATTTGCCGCTTTTTTACAATCCAAATTCAAAACTGGCGACTCCATTGCTTTGATGATGCCAAACGTACTCCAATACCCCATTGCAGTACTTGGTGTATTGCGTGCGGGCATGGTGGTCACCAATGTCAATCCCCTTTATACACCACGTGAATTGAAGCATCAATTGAATGACTCTGAGGCCAAAGCCATTGTGGTGATAGAAAACACCGCATGCACCTTAGCAGAAGTGATTGAAGAAACTGGTGTGGAAACTGTCATCACAGCCACCATTGGCGAAATGATCGGTGGCATCAAAGGCGGTTTAATGAATTTTGTTATCAAACACGTTAAAAAAATGGTACCTGCATTTTCAATCGCGGGAACCATCACGTTCAAACAAGCCTTAAATCAAGGCAAGATGCTAAAGCACACGGACGTAGAGCGCAGTTTAGATGACATCGCCTTTCTACAATATACCGGTGGCACAACAGGCGTCTCAAAAGGTGCCATGTTAACCAACAGAAACTTAGTCGCCAACGTGGCACAAGTAGAGCACTGGATAAAGTCTGAGATTAACGATGCGCAAGAAGTGGTGATAACGGCATTACCGCTTTATCATATTTTCGCACTGACAGCGAACTGTCTGACATTTTCTACATACGGCGCACACAATATCTTGATTACCAATCCTCGTGACATGAAAGGTTTTGTAAAAGAATTATCAAAACACCAATTCACAGTCATGACAGGTGTGAACACCTTATTCAATGGTTTGTTAATAACTGAAGGCTTTAAAGATTTAGATTTCTCAAAATTCAAATTCACTTTAGGTGGTGGCATGGCGGTACAAAAAGACACCGCGCTCCGCTGGAAAGAAGTGACTGGTTCCACCTTGGCAGAGGCTTATGGTTTGACTGAAACTTCTCCGGCTGCCTGTATCAACCCCATCCCATTGAAAGAATATAATGGCACCATTGGCCTGCCCTTACCTTCCACTGATTGTCAAATTCAAGATGACGACGGTAATCCATTGGGCGTCGGCGAACCCGGTGAATTGTGTATCAAAGGCCCACAAGTCATGCTCGGTTATTTGAAACGCCCAGATGAAACCTCCAAAACCATTGTCGATGGTTGGTTAAAAACTGGCGATGTTGCTTGTATGGATGAGAAAGGATACTTTAAAATTGTCGACCGCAAAAAAGACATGATATTGGTCTCAGGTTTTAATGTATATCCCAATGAAATTGAAGACGCCGCCTGTTTGCACCCTCACATAGTTGAATGTGCAGCTGTTGGCCTCAAAGATGAAAAGTCTGGCGAAATCGTCAAATTGTTCGTGGTCAAAGTCACCGAGTGTGATTTAGATGAAGCGGCAGTTAAAGCGCATTGCCGTGATAACTTAACAGGCTACAAAGTCCCTAAAATCATTGAATTCAGGGACGATTTACCTAAGTCCAATGTCGGAAAAATACTTCGTAAAGATTTAAGAGAATAA
- the kbl gene encoding glycine C-acetyltransferase produces the protein MKHYQDIIQGIKDDGLYKAERIITSPQSAHIELPGGQKVINFCANNYLGLADHPEIIKAAKKALDTHGFGMASVRFICGTQDLHKELESRISSFFGTEDTILYTSCFDANAGLFETILDKDDAIISDELNHASIIDGVRLCKAQRHRYKNSNMAELEQILKDTQDCKQRLIVTDGVFSMDGTIAKLKEITDLAAQYNALVVVDDSHATGFIGKTGRGSAELEGVLDKVDIYTSTLGKALGGGSGGFTTGRKEIIELLRQRSRPYLFSNTLPPPLVAASIKVFDLISDSTELRDKLEENTKYFRQEIVKMGYTVSGETHPITPIMLGDARLASQMADRLLELGIYCIGFSFPVVPKGKARIRLQISAAHSKNDLDLALAAFKQVKAEFLD, from the coding sequence ATGAAACATTACCAAGACATCATTCAAGGCATCAAAGACGATGGCCTTTACAAAGCAGAACGCATCATCACCAGCCCACAGTCAGCCCACATTGAACTGCCTGGCGGACAAAAAGTGATTAACTTCTGTGCCAATAACTACCTCGGCTTGGCCGACCACCCTGAAATCATCAAAGCCGCTAAAAAAGCATTGGACACACACGGTTTCGGCATGGCTTCAGTGCGCTTCATCTGCGGCACGCAAGATTTACACAAAGAATTAGAAAGCCGCATCAGCAGTTTTTTTGGCACTGAAGACACCATTTTATACACCTCATGTTTTGATGCCAATGCTGGCCTGTTTGAAACCATATTAGACAAAGACGATGCCATCATCAGTGACGAGTTAAACCACGCCTCTATCATCGACGGTGTGCGATTGTGCAAAGCACAAAGACACCGTTACAAAAACAGCAACATGGCTGAATTGGAACAAATCCTCAAAGACACCCAAGACTGCAAGCAACGCTTGATCGTCACCGACGGCGTGTTCAGCATGGATGGCACCATTGCCAAGTTAAAAGAAATCACCGATTTGGCGGCACAATACAACGCCTTGGTCGTGGTTGATGATTCCCATGCCACAGGCTTCATTGGCAAAACCGGTCGCGGCTCGGCAGAGTTAGAAGGCGTTTTAGACAAAGTGGACATCTACACCTCAACCTTAGGCAAAGCCTTAGGCGGTGGATCTGGTGGATTCACCACAGGCCGCAAGGAAATCATCGAATTACTGCGCCAGCGTTCACGCCCCTACTTGTTCTCTAACACCTTACCACCACCATTGGTTGCTGCCAGTATCAAAGTCTTTGACTTAATCTCTGACTCCACTGAGTTGCGTGACAAGCTGGAAGAAAACACAAAATATTTCCGCCAAGAAATTGTCAAAATGGGCTACACCGTTTCTGGAGAAACCCACCCCATCACACCGATCATGTTGGGTGATGCACGTTTGGCCTCTCAAATGGCCGACCGATTATTGGAGTTGGGCATATATTGCATTGGCTTCTCCTTCCCAGTTGTACCCAAAGGCAAAGCCAGAATCCGCCTACAAATTTCAGCAGCGCATTCTAAAAATGATTTGGACTTGGCTCTGGCCGCGTTCAAACAAGTCAAAGCTGAATTCTTGGATTAA
- a CDS encoding efflux RND transporter permease subunit — protein sequence MSVVRLLVNQKRLILTTSILLALFGLFSWYNMDRQEDPFFPYRHGFVLTQYPGADVNRIEKQVLKPLEEELSQIEEIEELRSMVRTGFTQVIVQMHEYVTDTDVVWDKVRRAIDKAALKFPEGVVPPVLEDRLLDTAVAVYSISGKQDIMDLRQDAKDIKNHLFKLKDIGKVSIYGMPEQQISIVVKDEFIKNGIISHESLAKQIREKTQVLPIHDLHVAGQRINVDAHTEYHSLEELNNTSILLNNGSQLPLSVLANVRLKGENVSGSGFWHNQQRAIALSIYIPVNQLNVVNFGHELRDFMDKTRSQYPDLTIEEVFFQPERVKHRIDELGGSLLTGMILVTVILAFFLGLRPGLVVATVIPLVTFSSLAVFNLGGGVLHQMAIAGMVIGLGMLVDNAIVMVENIQYHIDHGMRGSDASVTSVKQLALSLGSATGTTVAAFMPMLLSQGNSADFTRAIPAMIILSITVSYLYAIMVTPAFSHIFLKAHKENQNSALQNLGSRLGKLATEKPAVILAAALVFMGLSFYLFGHVQKDFFPDTDRNQVIIDLKYPESSHIIKNSRITNEIAQKVSQQNHVEDLVTFTGNSGPVFYYNLAEKPRSPHIARIVAMMDDVDNSQQLINWMTQVISPEYPEAEIVAKRLGQGPPADAPIELKVIAHERKNLAAAVREIQLLLSETEGTRTIRNTLGLGMAKLTLSPKDELLNQNDITRSELASGLALRTSGQLIGQFRAHEDPIDVYIQSSQNVEFPVNELSDIRFNTGEHTLSLDALTDQKLSYLPAAIQHLNLQRTASIYSETQAGYTYADVLQKFEPKLNAMKLPPGTEVIVAGAAKESGEANASLGRALPIGVMMLLVFLLIEFNSFRKLLIILITVPLAFAGVPFGLLLTNTPFGFTATLGVLALVGIVVNNAIVLLDLIQKNRNQNMPMSEAISEAVARRTRPIVLTTLTTIAGLLPLVMTQSTLWPPLAWSIISGLIVSTGLSLLVVPAMYQKLIKS from the coding sequence ATGAGTGTGGTGAGACTTTTGGTCAATCAGAAACGCCTGATTTTAACTACTTCTATTCTGCTCGCCCTATTCGGCTTGTTCTCTTGGTACAACATGGACCGCCAAGAAGACCCGTTTTTCCCTTATAGACATGGCTTTGTATTGACCCAATACCCAGGAGCTGACGTCAATCGGATTGAAAAACAAGTGCTCAAACCTCTTGAGGAAGAACTCTCTCAAATTGAAGAAATAGAAGAACTTCGCTCTATGGTCCGCACTGGCTTTACCCAAGTGATTGTACAAATGCATGAATACGTCACCGACACCGATGTGGTATGGGACAAAGTACGGCGAGCCATAGATAAAGCCGCATTAAAATTCCCAGAAGGCGTGGTACCCCCAGTTTTAGAAGACAGGTTGCTAGATACAGCCGTTGCGGTGTATAGCATTTCTGGCAAGCAAGACATCATGGATTTGCGTCAAGATGCCAAAGACATCAAAAACCACTTATTTAAGCTCAAAGACATTGGCAAAGTGTCCATTTATGGCATGCCAGAGCAACAAATCAGCATTGTAGTCAAAGATGAATTCATTAAAAATGGCATCATCAGCCACGAATCATTGGCCAAACAAATCCGTGAAAAAACCCAAGTCTTACCCATACATGACTTGCATGTCGCTGGCCAACGCATCAATGTAGATGCACACACCGAGTACCATTCATTAGAAGAGTTGAACAACACCAGCATTCTATTAAACAACGGCTCACAGCTGCCTCTGTCTGTTTTGGCCAATGTACGCTTAAAAGGTGAAAATGTATCGGGTTCTGGGTTTTGGCATAACCAACAACGTGCGATTGCCTTGTCGATTTACATACCTGTAAACCAACTGAATGTGGTGAATTTTGGCCATGAGTTACGTGATTTCATGGATAAAACTCGATCTCAATACCCCGACTTAACCATCGAAGAAGTGTTTTTCCAACCGGAACGGGTTAAGCACCGCATAGACGAACTGGGTGGTTCATTATTAACTGGAATGATTCTGGTAACCGTTATTTTGGCATTTTTCTTGGGTTTGAGGCCCGGATTGGTTGTCGCAACCGTAATCCCACTGGTGACTTTTTCCTCATTGGCCGTCTTTAATTTAGGTGGTGGTGTACTCCATCAAATGGCGATTGCTGGTATGGTGATTGGCTTGGGTATGTTGGTTGATAATGCAATTGTGATGGTAGAAAACATCCAGTACCACATTGATCATGGCATGCGCGGATCTGATGCTTCTGTAACCTCAGTGAAACAACTGGCACTTTCATTAGGTTCAGCAACAGGAACAACCGTTGCCGCGTTCATGCCGATGCTGTTGTCTCAAGGTAACTCTGCTGACTTCACACGTGCCATTCCCGCCATGATCATCCTCTCCATAACAGTAAGTTATTTATATGCCATTATGGTGACACCGGCATTCAGTCACATTTTTTTAAAAGCACACAAAGAAAACCAAAACTCAGCCTTACAAAACTTGGGCAGTCGGTTAGGCAAACTGGCGACTGAAAAACCCGCGGTTATTTTAGCTGCCGCTTTGGTATTTATGGGTTTGTCTTTTTATCTGTTTGGTCATGTACAAAAAGACTTTTTCCCAGACACCGACCGCAACCAAGTCATCATTGATTTGAAATACCCGGAAAGCAGCCACATCATAAAAAACAGCCGCATCACCAATGAAATTGCACAAAAAGTCAGCCAACAAAATCACGTCGAAGATCTGGTCACCTTCACTGGCAATTCTGGGCCGGTTTTTTATTATAATTTAGCGGAAAAACCCCGGTCGCCACACATCGCGCGAATCGTCGCCATGATGGATGACGTCGATAACAGTCAACAACTCATCAATTGGATGACACAGGTTATTTCGCCTGAATACCCTGAAGCTGAAATTGTCGCTAAACGCCTCGGACAAGGCCCACCGGCTGATGCCCCGATAGAGCTCAAGGTTATTGCACACGAAAGAAAAAATCTGGCCGCTGCTGTACGCGAAATTCAACTGTTATTGAGTGAAACCGAAGGCACCCGCACCATAAGAAACACTTTGGGCCTGGGCATGGCAAAATTAACCCTGTCTCCAAAAGATGAATTGTTGAATCAAAACGATATCACACGCAGTGAATTGGCCAGTGGCTTGGCCCTGAGAACATCAGGACAATTGATAGGTCAGTTCCGAGCCCACGAAGACCCCATCGATGTGTATATTCAATCCAGTCAAAATGTTGAATTTCCAGTCAATGAGCTTTCAGACATCCGCTTCAACACAGGTGAACACACATTGTCGCTGGACGCCTTAACTGATCAAAAACTCAGCTACTTACCTGCTGCCATTCAACACCTGAACTTACAAAGGACCGCTTCGATATACAGCGAAACCCAAGCAGGTTATACCTATGCAGACGTGCTACAAAAATTTGAACCCAAGTTGAATGCGATGAAGCTGCCACCCGGTACTGAAGTCATCGTTGCTGGTGCGGCCAAAGAATCAGGTGAAGCCAATGCTTCATTGGGCCGTGCGCTGCCTATTGGCGTTATGATGCTTTTGGTGTTTTTGTTGATTGAGTTCAACTCTTTCCGTAAATTACTCATCATTTTAATCACCGTGCCATTGGCTTTTGCTGGTGTGCCTTTTGGTCTGCTGTTGACTAATACACCTTTCGGATTTACTGCCACCTTAGGTGTTTTGGCCTTGGTAGGGATTGTGGTGAATAATGCCATTGTGTTGCTTGATTTGATCCAAAAGAACCGCAACCAAAACATGCCCATGTCCGAAGCAATCAGTGAGGCTGTAGCAAGAAGAACACGTCCGATTGTACTCACCACTTTGACCACCATAGCAGGCTTGTTACCGCTGGTGATGACCCAATCTACACTCTGGCCACCACTGGCTTGGAGCATCATTTCAGGTTTGATTGTTTCGACTGGCCTGTCTTTGTTGGTAGTACCTGCCATGTATCAAAAGTTAATCAAATCTTAA